The Eleutherodactylus coqui strain aEleCoq1 chromosome 6, aEleCoq1.hap1, whole genome shotgun sequence genome window below encodes:
- the LOC136631446 gene encoding alpha-1-antitrypsin-like encodes MKVLLILGVALLFTLTFAHHQEGHHGNDDNDEHDHHDHKDSHHKKGEHHDKKHHHNESLACHKIAQYNAKFSFDLYRQVALDHPSENIVFSPYSISTAFTFLSLGAKDRTRSQIIEGFGFNTSEISEQEIHEGFHHLLDLLNKADRELKLSTGNALFISKEQKILQTFLDEAKRLYHSEAFSTDFKNTDEAKKQINSYVEKQTHGKIAELLDSVDQDAMLVLINCIYFRGKWEKPFDEKWTKEGDFHVNENKTVKVPFMVRTGMYNAAFTDEASVVSIPYKGDASALFILPNKGKLSEVEQNLNPEAIRKLQNAMHIGLLDVVLPRFSASGTLSLKDTLSKMGITDVFSDNADLSGITGEANMKVSKVVHKAVLSVDEKGTEAAGATAVEAIPMSLPPRMEFNSPFFMFVLDHKTKSLLFSARIVNPLE; translated from the exons ATGAAGGTCCTTCTGATTTTAGGAGTAGCTCTACTTTTCACGTTGACCTTTGCTCATCATCAAGAGGGTCATCATGGCAATGATGACAATGATGAACATGACCACCATGATCACAAAGACAGCCATCACAAGAAAGGGGAACACCATGACAAGAAACATCACCATAATGAGTCCTTGGCCTGTCACAAGATAGCTCAATACAATGCCAAATTTTCCTTTGACCTGTACAGACAAGTAGCTCTAGACCATCCTTCTGAGAACATTGTCTTCTCTCCGTATTCTATTTCTACTGCATTTACTTTCCTGTCCCTTGGTGCTAAGGATCGGACTCGTTCACAAATCATTGAAGGATTCGGCTTCAACACTTCTGAAATCTCCGAGCAAGAAATTCATGAAGGTTTCCACCATCTTCTGGACCTCCTGAATAAGGCAGACAGGGAGCTGAAGCTCAGCACTGGGAACGCTCTGTTCATTTCCAAGGAACAAAAGATTCTCCAGACGTTCTTAGATGAAGCCAAGAGGCTATATCACTCAGAGGCATTCTCTACTGATTTCAAAAACACAGACGAGGCAAAAAAGCAGATTAACAGTTATGTAGAGAAGCAGACCCATGGCAAGATTGCTGAGCTGCTGGACAGTGTTGACCAGGACGCCATGCTTGTCCTCATAAACTGCATTTATTTCAGAG gGAAATGGGAAAAGCCGTTTGACGAAAAATGGACAAAAGAGGGAGATTTTCATGTCAATGAGAACAAAACTGTAAAAGTGCCTTTTATGGTTAGAACAGGAATGTACAATGCGGCCTTCACAGATGAAGCCTCTGTGGTCTCCATACCCTATAAAGGAGATGCCTCCGCCTTATTCATCCTGCCAAATAAAGGAAAGTTATCCGAAGTAGAGCAGAATTTAAATCCAGAAGCAATTAGGAAGTTGCAGAACGCCATGCACATAGG GCTGCTGGATGTAGTTCTCCCAAGATTCTCTGCCTCCGGCACTCTCAGTCTTAAAGATACATTAAGCAAAATGGGCATAACAGATGTCTTCTCAGACAACGCTGATCTATCTGGAATCACTGGAGAAGCCAACATGAAGGTTTCTAAG GTTGTCCATAAAGCTGTGCTCAGTGTTGATGAGAAGGGGACAGAAGCAGCAGGGGCCACAGCAGTTGAGGCAATCCCCATGTCGCTGCCTCCGCGTATGGAATTTAACAGCCCTTTTTTTATGTTTGTGCTAGATCACAAAACTAAATCTCTTCTCTTCAGTGCAAGAATTGTCAACCCACTGGAATGA